The genomic window GTAGCATTGGCATGGCGTATGATATTTGTCAATGATTCCTGGACGATGCGGTAGATATTAATGGATTTTTTCTCATCGAGCTCCGGTTCCTCGGACCCGCTCGAAACGCGGCAGGCTATGCCGGTGCGCTTTTCGAACTCCCCGGCGGACCATTCGATGGCCGCGATGAGCCCGATGTCGTCGAGTAGGTTGGGCCGGAGCTCCGAGGAAATCCGCCTGACGGTGTTTATGGTCGAGTCGATCATCGAGGACATCGCCTCGGCGCGGGATACCAGCTCGGGCTGCGAATCCAGCCTGTTCTTTATCCACGACAGGTCCATCTTCAATGCCGTGAGGGACTGTCCCAGGGCGTCATGGATCTCCCGGGCGATCCCGGTCCGCTCCTCCTCGCGGAGCGTCTGGAGGTGCGTTGAAAGGCCCCGGAGCTCTTCCCGAGACCCGGCCAGGTCCTCGAAGGTCGTCTTGCGCTCTATGACGATGCCGAGCCTCTCCGCCACGGCGTTCACCAGGTCGCGGTCCTCCTTCGTGAAGATATCCTCGTCGCCGGGCCCCTTCATGGCGTGGAAGAGCTCCACCGAACCTGTTTTCTTCCCGAAAACCTTCAGCGGCGCCACAAGGAACAGGGCCCCGGCAATGAACTTCTGCGACGTGAATTCCCGGTCTCCGTAACGGATCCTGACGGAAACGAGCCCCGGGCTCTGGAACGCCGTGGGAACGATCTCGACCGTCTGGGTGAATATGTCATCGAGGGGCGTATCGATGTTCCCCGAGATGGTGGAAAGGCGGTACAGGCAGTTCAGCTCCTTGACCCGCTTGATCTTTTCAAAGAACAGCGCGTCCCTGACCCGCTCGAGCCTCCGGTGGCCCGTCACGTCCCGGATGATGCCCTGGCAGTTGAATTCCGATCCGCCCCGCGTGACGATCCGCGTCATCGTCAGGAGGCATTCGGCGTCGGAGCCGTCGCTCTTTTTCATCCGGACCGGCAGGTTTTCGATGAAATCACGGTCGTTGATATCGGCGAGGACCATCGCGCCGTCCTCGCGGTTCGCGAAGAGCTCGGCGATATTCATTGCCGCCAGGCGCCCCGGGGAGTATCCCGTAAGCTCGTGCATCGCGTTATTGACCGTGGTGATCGCGCCGTCGCGGCCGCACATGAAGATGGCGTCCCTCGACTGCTCGAAGAGGGCGCGGTACTTCGTCTCGCTCTCCCTGAGCCGACGGTCGATCCAGTTCCGGTGAAGGGACGTTTCGATGGTCGAGTAGAGCTCCTGCTCGTTGTAAGGCTTTACGATATACCCGTAAGGCTCGGTGACCTTGGCACGTTCGAGGGATGATTTGTCCGACATGGCGGTGATGAAGATCACCGGCGCGTCGGTGATCGTGCGCAGCTCCCAGGCGGTGTCTATGCCGTCCATGGCGCCTTCAAGCTTGATGTCCATTATGATGAGGTCGGGCAGCAGAACGGCCACCTTGTCGATGCACTCCCGGCCCGAAATCGCGTCGCCGACCACGTCGTAGCCGAGGCGCGTCAGGATCTGCCTGAGGTCCAGGGCCTCGATCGGCTCGTCCTCGACGATGAAGATCCTCATTCTCTCCATGGATGAATCTGTATCAGCGGACGAGGAATCGGTCAATGAAAAAATAGGCCATGCGACGACGGCCCGGCGCTATTATTTTTTTGAGCGGTAATTCAGGAAGGAGAACAATCTCCTCTCTTTAAGATAATCCATGTCGTACATGCGGTCGAATGCTTCCCTCTCGAAGATAATGTTCATGTATGCCTCGTGCCAGGCCATTCCTCGCAGGCGGCTGACGAGGAATAACAGGGCGTACCAGACGGCGAATATGACAAGGAGAAGCTCGATCTGCTGCCGGATATGGATCCTCTCATGATTGATGGTGATGGCGGCCTCGGCGGTGCCGCGCAGCTCCTTTCGAATGATGATGAACGGAAAGATGGTCAGCCCGGTTATGCCTGGAAACCAGGGGACCAGGAATCTGATCAGGCGCGTGCTGAAGATGGTGATCATGCCTATTCCGTTTTAACTTTCGGAAAGGACTCGCCGGTCACGGGGCAGCCGGCGAGAATAAGGAGCCGCAGCCTGTCAAGGGAGGCGCATTCTTTTTTACGGCACTTGCCGTCTCCATCTACGGAGGGATAGCCCTTCTTGTATGAGTCGAGGGACTGGTACAGCTCGATCCGCCTCTTGCGGTACTCGTTCATCTCCCTTTTTTTCCTCGCCCGGGCCTGGGTGCTCAGGTTGTGCCACTTCGACGTCGAGGGTTTGAGCTCGTCGTTTTCGGTGAGACATTTCTGGGACATTTTTTCCAGCTTTGTTTCGCCCCATTTCCCCCCTAGCGTGGCGCAGGAGGCCATAAAGGCCATGGTTATGACAGCGGACAGCATTATGCGTTTCATCATAAACTCCTTTCAATGCGAATGCGCGGATGCCCTTGTGCGAATTCGTGCGAACAGTAGGATGATAAAACCACTGTTACAACTTTTCAGTCAATCTTTTTTAGGAATTATTGTTCTTTAAACCCGCCCGGCCGGGATTTGACTTCATAATAAATTTTCCAATTAATTTTAAAAAAATATTCCAAAAAATTTGACGATCGCGATTTTATTATATTATATTATATGGTTTGATTAAATATGGGGTCCCTGATAATTCCAGGGAAAGCTGGTTCCGGAATCACGGAGTTTGACATTATAAAAACAACAGTCAAACAATCAAAAATCAAGGTGGCCCCGAAAGATTATAAAGGATTGAATGGAGGTTCGTATATGAAAAGAGAAAAGGTTTCAAACAAGGCCAACAAGATCGAGCAGGAGATCATCAGAAAAGAGCGGCTTGCGCGGGACGCGAAAAACAAGGGGATGCATGCGGTATACAGCAACTACGTCATGGATATCTCCGTTTTGAAGTCCCAGCTTCAGAAGCTGTCGACCGGACCGCTCAGCAGCGCAAGCTGATTTCGCCGATCAACGGCCCGAAGGACCTTTCCTTACACCGAACTGTCCCGGCCAGGCGTGCCATGGGCAAGACCTGACGGGATACGATTAAGCCGCGGATTCACATCCGCCCCCACACAGAAACCCCCTCCCGGGGGTTTTGTGTTTCAGGCAATGCCCTCATTTTTTACAGCAGTTCTTGATGGCGCCCAGTATGGCGGGGATCGCTTCACCGGTCTTCATCGGCAGATACACATCGGTGACATCCTCAAAAGCGTTTTCATTGGGATTTATGACAATGATTTCAGAGCCAAGCCTCTTGGCGTCAAAGGGAATCTCCGCCGCGGGATAGACGACGCCGGACGTTCCCAGGACGAGCATCACGTCGCAGTCATGGGCTGCGGCAAAGGCGCGGGGCAGCTGCAGCACCGCCTCTCCGAACATGACCACATCGGGCCTCGTGAGAGACCCGCAGGCCTCGCAGTGCGGGACCAGGCCGAGCAGCGCCTGCAGGGAGAATTCCCTGGCGGCGCCGAGCTTTGCCTTGAGTTCTGACACGAAGGGCTTCCGGGAGAATTCCGCTTTTTTCCCACAGGAAACGCACACCATGCGGAAAAGATTGCCGTGCACCTCGATCACCGACCTGCTGCCCGCCTCCTGCTGAAGATTATCAATATTCTGCGTAATGATATTTTTCAATATTCCCAATTTCTCAAGCTCAGCCAGCGCCCTGTGGCCAGGATTACAATCGGCCTTCTCAAAAACGTCGAGCAATTCCATGAGAATGGAAAGGATGCGGCCGGGGTGTTTCTTGAGGGTGGAAATAATGCCTTCCGGCGTGCCCATCTCCATGGGATTGATGCGGTCCCAGATTCCGCCCGGATCTCGGAAGGTGGCTATACCGCTTTCAGCGGAAACGCCGGATCCGCAAAAGGCGGCGGCGTTTTTTGTGCCGGATAATAGTTCAGCCGCCCGCGATATCTCGTTTCGGTACTGTTCCATGAAAGGTCTGCCGGTTAGTTATTTATACAGCGCTATGGCGCTAACGCCACGTGAAGATAACTATCCGTCCAGGCGTCCGGTTGTCAAATAATTATTTATTCTTTTTGATTGAAATGTAATGATGCGATTGCTACCGCGCAAAACCAGGGATGGATCCCCGAAAAAGAATTGACTTCCCCCCTAATTGATATTCACTTTTGAAAGAATGTCAATTCTCGCTACCGGGAGAACCAAATGAAGATTCTGAAATACCTTTCCATTTTTCTTTTCATAATAATCGTCTTCCCTCTGGCGTTCCTCTACCTTGCCCCGGCGAAGGCCACTGGATCCATCCATTGGGCCGGTCAAAAGATGTCCGGCGTCGAGCGCAGGGAGATCACCCTTCCCGGCGGATTGCGATATGTCTACCTCGAAGGCGGCAAAGGCGAGCCCCTGATGCTCTTCCACGGCTTCGGCGGCGACAAGTATAACTTCATGCTGATTGCCCGGTACCTGACGTCCCATTACCGGGTCATCATTCCCGACCATATCGGCTTCGGCGAATCAGCCCACCCGGCCGACGCCGATTACACCACCAGGGCCCAGGCTGAGCGCCTCCATGGCCTGGCAAAGGCCCTGGGCATCGAGAATCTCCATGTAGGCGGCAACTCCATGGGAGGCCATATAGCCATGGCCTATGCATCCCTGTACCCGAAAGAGGTCAAGAGCCTCTGGCTCCTGGACCCGGGCGGCGTCTGGTCCGCGCCTGAAAGCGACCTGAGGAAGATCATCCGCGAAAAAGGAAAGAACCCCCTCATGGCGAGCACCGAAGAGGAATTCGCGGAGATATTCAAGTTTGTCATGAGCGATCCGCCTCCCATCCCGCGGCCCATGCTCAATGTCATGGCCCGAGAGCGTAAAAAGAACTTCGATCTGGAGGCACGCATATTCAAGCAGCTGACCGGCGATACCGTGGAAAAAGTGATAAAAGGATCCACCGTGCCCGCCCTCATAGTCTGGGGAAAAGAGGACCGTGTGCTCAGCCCGGCATCTGCGGAGATCCTTCATAAGCTCATGCCTAACTCACGGGTGATCATGATGCCCGGCATAGGCCACCTGCCGATGATCGAGGATCCGGGCAAGTGCGCCGAAGACTACCTGAAATTTCGCGCCTCCCTGTGACGGTAAAAGCGCCATGCAATAGCAATTTGAATTCACTTTGACTTGACTTTGCCGCACTTGATTGTATCTTTTGGAAAAATGTTGAAACAGCGGGCCAGACAGTTCTTTCATAGAAAACAGAGTATGCATTAACCGGCGCCCGGCGTTTCCGGTCGCCATATCATTGAGCAGGAACAGGTTCGGTTCTCCCATGAAAACGATAGCGTATTTCGACTCCTCCCATGACATGCCTGAAGAGATCATCATGGCCGCCGGGTTCGTCCCGTACAAGATCTTTGGCGACGTCCATAATTCCAACGCCCCGGCCGACCAGTACCTCCAGGCCTTCTTCTGCCCGGCGGCGCGGAGCTTCCTCACAGAGGCGCTGGCGAAATCCTCCCAGTGGGAAGGCATCATCGTCGCCCAGGGCTGCAACGCCACCAACCGCCATTACGATGTGTGGAAACGCCACGTGGAAACGCCTTTCCTCTACTGGTTCAACGGCCCCATCAAGGACGACGCCATGGCCCTCCGCTTCATGAAAACCGAGCTGTGGCGGCTCATCGATTCTTTGAACAGCCGGTACAAGGTGTCCATAACCGATGACATGATCGCGGGCGCCATCCGCGAGTCCAACGAGGTT from Spirochaetota bacterium includes these protein-coding regions:
- a CDS encoding NAD-dependent protein deacylase codes for the protein MEQYRNEISRAAELLSGTKNAAAFCGSGVSAESGIATFRDPGGIWDRINPMEMGTPEGIISTLKKHPGRILSILMELLDVFEKADCNPGHRALAELEKLGILKNIITQNIDNLQQEAGSRSVIEVHGNLFRMVCVSCGKKAEFSRKPFVSELKAKLGAAREFSLQALLGLVPHCEACGSLTRPDVVMFGEAVLQLPRAFAAAHDCDVMLVLGTSGVVYPAAEIPFDAKRLGSEIIVINPNENAFEDVTDVYLPMKTGEAIPAILGAIKNCCKK
- a CDS encoding alpha/beta hydrolase, encoding MKILKYLSIFLFIIIVFPLAFLYLAPAKATGSIHWAGQKMSGVERREITLPGGLRYVYLEGGKGEPLMLFHGFGGDKYNFMLIARYLTSHYRVIIPDHIGFGESAHPADADYTTRAQAERLHGLAKALGIENLHVGGNSMGGHIAMAYASLYPKEVKSLWLLDPGGVWSAPESDLRKIIREKGKNPLMASTEEEFAEIFKFVMSDPPPIPRPMLNVMARERKKNFDLEARIFKQLTGDTVEKVIKGSTVPALIVWGKEDRVLSPASAEILHKLMPNSRVIMMPGIGHLPMIEDPGKCAEDYLKFRASL
- a CDS encoding response regulator; its protein translation is MERMRIFIVEDEPIEALDLRQILTRLGYDVVGDAISGRECIDKVAVLLPDLIIMDIKLEGAMDGIDTAWELRTITDAPVIFITAMSDKSSLERAKVTEPYGYIVKPYNEQELYSTIETSLHRNWIDRRLRESETKYRALFEQSRDAIFMCGRDGAITTVNNAMHELTGYSPGRLAAMNIAELFANREDGAMVLADINDRDFIENLPVRMKKSDGSDAECLLTMTRIVTRGGSEFNCQGIIRDVTGHRRLERVRDALFFEKIKRVKELNCLYRLSTISGNIDTPLDDIFTQTVEIVPTAFQSPGLVSVRIRYGDREFTSQKFIAGALFLVAPLKVFGKKTGSVELFHAMKGPGDEDIFTKEDRDLVNAVAERLGIVIERKTTFEDLAGSREELRGLSTHLQTLREEERTGIAREIHDALGQSLTALKMDLSWIKNRLDSQPELVSRAEAMSSMIDSTINTVRRISSELRPNLLDDIGLIAAIEWSAGEFEKRTGIACRVSSGSEEPELDEKKSINIYRIVQESLTNIIRHANATAVDVDLVMDADELILTIRDNGRGITGEEINNARSLGLIGIRERALSCGGTIAIEGAAGRGTVVTAHIPIGGAS